A DNA window from Maribellus comscasis contains the following coding sequences:
- a CDS encoding RNA-binding domain-containing protein encodes MIEQIRQILKKGEGITVEFKASRTKLNKNTFESICAFLNCKGGHLFLGVNDNGVIEGIEEDKVAVILDNLVTNLNNSQKLSPTFYLTPKVIDIDKKKIIYLQIPESSQVHSTAGKIFDRNGDGDFNISGNHNLIEHLYLKKSNTFSETTIYKYLAFSDFRPDLITRVRKLALVQRPDHPWGSMSDEELLRSAKLYRKDFKTGEEGYTLAAALLFGEDSVIQSIVPAYKTDALLRVSSTDRYDDRVEVRTNLIESYDLLMDFVRKHLPDPFYLEKDQRISLRDTIFREVVANTLIHREYLNSFPAKFIIEGEKVTIENWNKPYGFGLIDPVNFYTHPKNPNILEVFKQIGRAEELGSGVRNVFKYGKMFGKTAPVFDEGDIFKTIISIPKIYILKAEAGSYKVTGSNTLIKKKDKAENDGINDGINDGINDGINDGIIKPVTDITRQLLIKIVLFVFNQQGCNADDIAAHINRSIPSTERHITTLRKLNMVEHTGAKKTGGYYLTSQAREKIKL; translated from the coding sequence ATGATTGAGCAGATACGTCAAATATTAAAGAAAGGTGAAGGTATTACAGTCGAATTTAAAGCTTCGAGAACTAAACTTAATAAAAATACTTTTGAGAGTATTTGTGCTTTTCTGAATTGCAAAGGAGGTCATTTATTTTTGGGTGTGAATGATAATGGTGTTATTGAAGGTATTGAAGAGGACAAGGTTGCTGTAATTCTAGATAATCTTGTTACTAATCTGAATAACTCGCAAAAGTTGTCGCCCACATTCTATCTCACTCCAAAAGTCATCGATATTGACAAGAAGAAAATAATTTATCTGCAAATTCCTGAAAGCTCACAAGTACATTCCACTGCAGGAAAAATTTTTGACCGGAATGGTGATGGTGATTTTAACATTTCGGGCAACCACAATTTAATAGAACACCTGTATCTGAAAAAAAGTAATACTTTCTCCGAAACAACTATATACAAATATCTGGCTTTTTCAGATTTTCGCCCTGATCTGATTACAAGGGTAAGAAAGTTGGCACTTGTTCAACGTCCTGACCATCCTTGGGGAAGCATGAGTGATGAAGAGTTACTAAGAAGCGCAAAGCTTTATAGAAAAGATTTTAAAACTGGGGAAGAAGGTTATACACTTGCTGCAGCATTGCTTTTTGGAGAAGATAGTGTAATTCAGAGTATAGTGCCTGCATATAAAACTGACGCCTTGTTGCGTGTTTCTAGTACTGATCGTTATGATGACAGAGTGGAAGTCAGAACAAACCTCATAGAAAGTTATGATTTACTGATGGATTTTGTCCGGAAACATCTTCCTGATCCTTTTTATCTGGAAAAGGACCAGCGAATCAGTTTACGGGATACTATTTTTAGGGAAGTTGTTGCCAATACATTAATTCACAGGGAATATTTGAATTCATTCCCGGCAAAATTTATTATAGAAGGAGAAAAAGTGACCATTGAAAACTGGAATAAACCATATGGTTTTGGATTAATTGATCCTGTAAATTTCTATACTCATCCCAAAAATCCTAACATATTGGAAGTTTTCAAACAAATAGGAAGAGCTGAAGAGTTAGGATCAGGTGTAAGAAATGTTTTTAAATACGGGAAAATGTTCGGGAAAACCGCTCCTGTTTTTGATGAAGGCGATATTTTCAAAACAATTATTTCTATTCCTAAAATATACATTTTAAAAGCAGAGGCCGGAAGTTATAAAGTTACAGGTAGTAATACTTTGATTAAAAAGAAGGATAAAGCTGAAAATGATGGAATAAATGATGGAATAAATGATGGAATAAATGATGGAATAAATGATGGAATAATAAAACCCGTAACTGATATCACAAGACAGTTATTAATTAAGATTGTTTTGTTCGTTTTCAATCAGCAGGGATGTAATGCTGATGATATCGCAGCCCATATAAATCGTTCCATTCCATCCACAGAACGACATATAACTACATTGCGAAAATTAAATATGGTAGAACATACCGGGGCGAAAAAAACAGGTGGATATTATTTAACATCTCAGGCAAGAGAGAAAATCAAATTATGA
- the istB gene encoding IS21-like element helper ATPase IstB translates to MNNNATIEKMRQMRLSGMAETYYNSIQSANYHDYTTDQYIAMLVDQEWEYRQERKITGLVAKAKFKQQVSILDIDYNHPRNLDRNLFERLVSLDFIRRNENIIITGPTGCGKSYLAQALGMHACQMTYKTSYFNTARLMEQVKLSKLQGDYLVLLKKIQNTQLLILDDFGLTAIDQMQRQALLDIVEHKYDNASIIFTSQIPVKEWHGLIAEHTIADAILDRIVYSSHRIELNGQSMRKMKLKK, encoded by the coding sequence ATGAACAACAATGCAACCATCGAAAAAATGAGACAAATGCGCCTTTCGGGGATGGCCGAAACTTATTACAATAGCATACAAAGCGCAAATTATCACGATTATACCACCGACCAGTACATTGCCATGCTGGTAGACCAGGAATGGGAATATCGGCAGGAGAGAAAAATAACAGGGCTTGTGGCCAAAGCTAAATTTAAACAACAGGTATCAATCCTCGATATTGATTACAACCACCCGCGCAACCTGGACCGTAACTTGTTTGAACGCCTGGTTTCCCTCGATTTTATCCGCCGTAACGAAAACATTATTATTACCGGGCCAACCGGTTGTGGCAAAAGTTATCTGGCACAGGCACTTGGTATGCACGCCTGCCAAATGACATATAAAACATCGTATTTTAATACAGCCAGACTAATGGAGCAGGTAAAACTTTCCAAGCTTCAGGGGGATTACCTTGTTTTGCTTAAAAAGATACAAAACACCCAACTGCTGATACTCGATGACTTTGGCCTAACTGCAATCGACCAAATGCAGCGGCAGGCCTTACTCGACATTGTGGAACACAAATACGATAATGCTTCAATTATTTTTACATCACAAATACCGGTAAAAGAGTGGCATGGATTAATTGCTGAACACACCATTGCTGATGCAATACTGGACAGGATTGTTTACTCCTCCCACCGCATAGAATTAAACGGACAATCAATGAGAAAAATGAAACTAAAAAAATAA
- the istA gene encoding IS21 family transposase, with protein MAALQIDIMKVKQLLLLKTRKVSNRKIAGEIGVDRNTVNHYVKKLKSSGHSFSTLLNFEEAELQKLFPSKEALDQDRYATLHGLFPGFVNEMKKPGCTRQHLWRRYKQEHIDHYSYSQFCQLFSDWLESKKASGKLTHKAGEKLFIDYAGKKLQIVDRSTGEIREVEVFVGILPASSYTYVEASYDQSRESLVRSVGNCLNFFGGVPQAIVPDNLKSAVTKSSKYEPVINKTFRDMGHYYGCVINPTRSYSPQDKALVEGAVKLVYQRIYYEISNMTFFSLEELNKQIRFLLEGYNSYKLQTTGISRFKQFVEIEKGQLSPLPAEPYKIKHYNRAKVQKMGYVYLSSEKNYYSVPYRYIGRHVEVQHNIDTVEIYYNKKRIATHAKSHRRGNYATVKDHLSSTHRYYQSWNRDFFVKKAAEIGMETTTYVAKLIDQQTYPEVAFKRSQGIIALKNKYPRQRIEAACKKALDYDICSYRIIENILKNHTDTDPGQEQIKHEIKPHENLRSAANYK; from the coding sequence ATGGCTGCATTGCAAATTGACATTATGAAAGTAAAACAGTTACTATTATTAAAGACCCGGAAGGTTTCGAACCGTAAGATAGCCGGGGAAATTGGGGTTGACCGCAATACGGTAAACCACTACGTAAAAAAGTTAAAATCAAGCGGGCACAGTTTCAGCACCTTGCTAAATTTTGAAGAGGCAGAGCTTCAAAAACTTTTCCCCTCTAAGGAAGCCCTCGATCAGGACCGCTATGCCACGCTTCACGGCTTGTTTCCGGGTTTTGTAAACGAGATGAAGAAGCCCGGGTGTACACGGCAGCATTTGTGGCGCAGGTACAAACAAGAGCACATCGATCATTACAGCTACTCACAGTTTTGCCAGTTGTTCAGCGACTGGCTTGAAAGCAAAAAGGCCAGCGGCAAACTTACCCATAAAGCCGGGGAAAAATTATTTATCGATTATGCCGGGAAAAAACTTCAAATTGTTGACCGCTCTACCGGGGAAATACGCGAAGTAGAGGTTTTTGTGGGCATCCTTCCGGCCAGTTCGTATACTTATGTAGAAGCAAGTTATGATCAATCGCGCGAATCGCTTGTAAGATCAGTTGGCAACTGCCTTAACTTTTTTGGCGGTGTGCCCCAGGCCATCGTCCCCGACAATTTAAAATCAGCAGTTACCAAATCCTCAAAATACGAACCGGTAATCAATAAAACATTCCGCGATATGGGACATTATTACGGATGCGTAATCAACCCCACCCGTTCGTATTCCCCACAGGACAAAGCCCTTGTAGAAGGGGCTGTAAAACTGGTCTACCAACGTATTTATTACGAGATATCGAACATGACCTTTTTCAGCCTGGAAGAACTGAACAAACAAATCCGCTTTTTACTTGAAGGCTACAACAGTTACAAACTGCAAACAACAGGCATAAGCCGTTTTAAACAGTTTGTGGAAATTGAAAAAGGGCAACTGTCCCCCTTACCTGCCGAGCCTTATAAAATAAAACATTACAACCGGGCAAAGGTGCAAAAGATGGGCTATGTTTACCTGAGCAGTGAAAAGAACTATTACAGTGTCCCGTACCGTTACATTGGCAGGCATGTCGAGGTGCAGCACAATATCGATACAGTAGAGATTTATTACAATAAAAAGCGCATTGCCACACATGCCAAAAGCCACCGCAGGGGAAACTACGCCACAGTTAAAGACCACCTCTCAAGCACTCACCGGTATTACCAGTCGTGGAACAGGGACTTTTTTGTAAAAAAGGCTGCTGAAATTGGGATGGAAACAACAACTTATGTAGCCAAACTAATCGACCAGCAAACTTATCCTGAAGTTGCCTTTAAACGCTCCCAGGGCATAATTGCATTAAAAAATAAATACCCACGCCAACGTATCGAAGCTGCATGTAAAAAAGCCCTTGACTACGACATTTGTTCGTACCGTATTATTGAAAACATATTAAAAAACCACACCGACACAGATCCCGGGCAGGAACAAATAAAACACGAAATAAAACCACACGAAAACCTTCGTAGTGCTGCAAATTATAAATAA
- a CDS encoding DUF1302 family protein, whose product MKNRILFLLIYYFPIFSFAQDDNLQFRFSGFADTYHAVRSREPYNFMSSRSRLRTELDITKGKSYMFASLNSVYNSLVESEPKIELREAFFQYTTNNWDFKVGKQIVIWGVADGLRITDIISPMDYSEFLARDYDDIRIPVNAFRLMYIKPNYNFELVFVPVSEFFVLPVKEENPWSITHSFETPYQVDMDNTPAQNLKNSEFGSRFSFYLSRIDFSVSALHTWNKMPVFNYGYSQNGDTLLLDENYSRMDMLGIDFSLPVSKFVIRGEVAQYFRELQEINNNRFIKKNTTNILLGVDWYAGNDWTLMAQYYHKLINNYEKSMTNDKNTAYTTLSISKKIFRSTLNLESYSYVDLINKASFTRFSCDYSVTDQIHFMAGYDWFNGDNGMFSYYKDNSEYWVKAKFSF is encoded by the coding sequence ATGAAAAATAGAATTCTGTTTTTGTTGATATACTATTTTCCAATTTTCTCTTTTGCCCAGGACGATAATTTGCAATTTCGTTTCAGCGGTTTTGCAGATACTTATCACGCTGTTCGGAGCCGGGAGCCTTATAATTTTATGAGTTCACGTAGCCGGTTGCGTACTGAACTTGATATAACCAAAGGCAAATCGTATATGTTCGCATCGCTCAATTCGGTTTATAATAGTTTGGTTGAAAGCGAACCCAAGATTGAACTGCGCGAAGCGTTTTTTCAATACACTACCAACAATTGGGATTTTAAAGTGGGCAAACAAATCGTGATCTGGGGCGTTGCCGATGGTTTGCGCATTACAGATATTATTTCGCCTATGGATTACAGTGAATTCCTTGCCCGCGATTATGATGATATCCGAATCCCAGTAAATGCATTTCGTCTCATGTACATAAAGCCTAATTATAATTTTGAATTGGTGTTTGTACCTGTTTCTGAGTTTTTTGTTCTCCCGGTCAAAGAAGAAAATCCCTGGTCAATCACCCACTCATTTGAAACGCCTTATCAGGTCGATATGGATAATACCCCAGCTCAAAACCTTAAAAACAGTGAATTTGGTAGCCGCTTTTCGTTCTATCTGAGCAGAATTGATTTCTCTGTATCAGCACTGCATACCTGGAATAAAATGCCGGTGTTTAATTATGGGTATTCGCAAAACGGCGATACACTTTTGCTTGATGAAAACTACTCCCGGATGGATATGTTGGGAATTGATTTTTCGTTGCCTGTCAGCAAATTTGTAATCAGGGGAGAAGTTGCTCAGTATTTCAGAGAACTCCAGGAAATCAACAATAATCGATTCATTAAAAAGAATACAACCAACATTTTACTGGGAGTTGACTGGTACGCAGGGAACGATTGGACGTTGATGGCACAATACTATCATAAACTGATTAACAACTATGAAAAATCGATGACAAACGATAAGAATACAGCTTATACCACCCTTAGTATTTCCAAAAAAATATTTCGAAGTACCTTAAACTTGGAATCGTATTCCTATGTCGATTTAATTAATAAGGCTTCTTTTACACGCTTTTCATGTGATTATTCTGTCACCGACCAAATTCATTTTATGGCCGGATATGACTGGTTTAATGGTGACAACGGCATGTTTTCGTATTACAAAGACAACTCAGAATATTGGGTAAAGGCGAAGTTTAGTTTTTAA
- a CDS encoding methyltransferase family protein: protein MDLTISFFNLWFFVVMGYVIIWAYMPVVNKKRGKPIEDPELYNYANRRQMVCTWYISLFGQILTALFIPVQNGILFIIGSVLSIIGVALNFIAMSTFFDSPGKLNTKGIYQFSRNPMYVGGFLFILGLCIMGWNVSVPYGLFFVIFIYWIITTHRTVKKEEIFLTHKYGKEYENFKKNIPRYIGFKRL from the coding sequence ATGGACCTGACTATTTCATTTTTTAATCTGTGGTTTTTTGTGGTGATGGGCTATGTAATTATTTGGGCATACATGCCGGTAGTTAACAAAAAAAGGGGGAAACCTATCGAAGATCCTGAATTATATAACTATGCCAACAGGAGACAGATGGTGTGTACCTGGTATATTTCATTGTTTGGTCAAATTTTAACCGCTCTGTTTATTCCTGTTCAAAATGGAATATTATTTATTATTGGAAGTGTCTTGAGCATAATTGGTGTGGCACTAAATTTTATAGCAATGTCAACTTTCTTCGATTCACCCGGGAAGCTGAACACAAAAGGAATTTATCAATTCTCTCGAAATCCGATGTATGTTGGTGGATTTTTGTTCATCCTGGGATTGTGCATTATGGGATGGAATGTTTCTGTTCCTTATGGATTATTTTTTGTGATTTTTATTTACTGGATTATCACCACACATCGTACGGTTAAAAAAGAAGAAATTTTCCTCACTCATAAATATGGGAAAGAATACGAAAATTTCAAGAAAAATATCCCAAGGTATATCGGATTTAAAAGATTGTAA
- a CDS encoding outer membrane lipoprotein-sorting protein, with protein METLKFYTLLFCLVVVTTNIQAQTLNGREIIQKVKDRPDGDTRSSEMTMQLINKRGSIRERKVISYSMDFGRNMKDRKTLMFFRYPGDVKGTGFLTWDYDEIGKDDDKWLYLPAMKKTRRISGSSAKKDYFMGTDFTYDDMGSRNVDEDDHKLLQEENLDGYICWVVESTSKDSRDIYSKKVSWIRKDCLIAMKVEYYDKNKKLHRELKMSDIEKADGFWLAKKMDMKNVQTNHQTIILIEDPKYNIPIDENSFTVVNLEKGSI; from the coding sequence ATGGAAACATTAAAATTTTATACTTTACTATTCTGTCTGGTTGTTGTAACAACAAATATTCAGGCGCAAACGCTTAACGGACGTGAAATTATCCAAAAAGTAAAAGACCGGCCGGATGGCGACACCCGGTCGTCGGAAATGACCATGCAACTCATTAACAAACGGGGAAGTATTCGTGAACGTAAAGTTATTTCATATTCGATGGATTTTGGTAGAAATATGAAAGACCGCAAAACCCTGATGTTTTTCCGGTATCCCGGCGATGTAAAAGGTACTGGGTTTCTCACATGGGATTACGATGAAATCGGGAAAGACGACGACAAATGGCTTTACCTGCCTGCCATGAAAAAAACGCGCAGAATAAGTGGTTCGTCGGCCAAAAAGGATTATTTTATGGGCACCGATTTTACATACGACGACATGGGAAGTCGTAATGTTGACGAGGATGACCATAAATTACTGCAGGAAGAGAATCTTGACGGATACATATGCTGGGTTGTGGAATCAACTTCAAAAGACAGCCGCGATATTTATTCAAAAAAGGTCTCCTGGATACGAAAGGATTGCCTTATTGCCATGAAAGTAGAGTATTATGATAAAAATAAAAAACTTCACCGTGAACTCAAAATGTCGGATATTGAAAAAGCAGATGGATTCTGGCTGGCAAAAAAAATGGACATGAAAAATGTACAAACCAACCACCAGACTATAATATTAATTGAAGATCCAAAATACAATATCCCGATTGACGAGAATTCGTTTACCGTAGTAAATTTGGAAAAAGGAAGTATTTAA